In Archocentrus centrarchus isolate MPI-CPG fArcCen1 chromosome 16, fArcCen1, whole genome shotgun sequence, a single window of DNA contains:
- the LOC115794742 gene encoding uncharacterized protein C14orf93: protein MPGRRFASSAPGTPPHGQGLPPSDSDDTDHTDHKLLTAMRGLSRQLAQFAADVNEQLTAVNTKLQSMDQRMTALEVVVNSRPCMVEKRKRRAQNPKIAEAVRRFHNSKGNRKRYKPEEGLSSPHNEAVTSHLVQALAESPDLHNVARDAILSACKTYYETIRRNFRYSQPDLAAQAEAMKTAARSRQRRKRLLEARQGVLSADEVDFWRSITIDMMSDEEDGTVEGVAGWIVRPPSFRSKELTDLCAALQARLEANPKYTATHHRRLHIGPDSDRNPPNTYDPDAAKRHFKAHLIPQKAINHQNLEENCSSYKTEESMSSPNDADMSPLDEALAESPEHHSVDNEIFCVTVT from the exons ATGCCCGGACGTCGTTTCGCTTCTAGCGCCCCGGGAACACCTCCGCACGGACAGGGGCTGCCTCCTTCGGACAGCGACGACACCGACCACACCGACCACAAGCTGCTGACCGCTATGAGAGGGCTGTCTCGCCAGCTGGCTCAGTTTGCAGCTGATGTGAACGAGCAACTAACTGCGGTAAACACAAAACTGCAGTCTATGGACCAGAGGATGACCGCGTTAGAAGTAGTAGTAAACTCCCGCCCTTGTATGGTagagaagaggaaaagacgGGCGCAAAATCCCAAAATTGCG gaAGCGGTGCGCCGTTTTCATAACAGCAAGGGAAATCGCAAGCGCTACAAACCTGAAGAAGG ACTGAGCTCGCCTCACAATGAGGCGGTCACGTCTCATTTGGTCCAAGCTCTGGCTGAAAGTCCGGATTTGCACAACGTGGCTAGAGACGCCATTCTGT CTGCCTGTAAAACCTACTATGAGACCATACGCAGGAATTTCCGCTACAGCCAGCCGGACCTTGCAGCCCAGGCTGAAGCCATGAAGACTGCAGCCCGCAGTCgccagaggaggaaaaga CTGCTGGAAGCAAGACAGGGTGTTCTCAGTGCAGATGAAGTGGACTTCTGGAGGAGCATCACGATTGACATGATGTCCGATGAGGAGGATGGCACTGTTGAGGGGGTGGCTGGGTGGATAGTGCGGCCTCCTTCCTTTCGAAGCAAAGAACTCACTGACCTGTGTGCAGCTCTCCAGGCTAGACTGGAAGCTAACCCAAAATACACAGCTACACATCACAGACGTCTTCACATTGGACCAGACTCAGACAGAAATCCTCCAAACACATACGACCCAGATGCGGCAAAAAGACATTTCAAAGCCCATCTTATCCCTCAG aAAGCTATAAATCATCAGAACTTGGAGGAAAACTGCAGTAGCTACAAAACTGAAGAATC CATGAGCTCGCCTAATGATGCGGATATGTCTCctctggatgaagctttagcTGAAAGTCCGGAACATCACAGCGTGGATAACGAGATCTTCTGTGTGACTGTAACCTAA